TGACTGATATTGGTTACGCAACTAGATAATTCCCTAGGTACGAGGGCATCAGCACAACCGGTTTGAGCATCTTCTACGGTAACCCCACTGGCGGTTAATTCTCTTAAACAAACATCAAATTGATTTTCCGCTTTGACACTATTAGAAAAAAACGCGAAATTAGCCAAAGAAAAAGCACCAGATATAGTAATAGTCGCTAGTTTAAGAAGATTATTCATTAGTCAATTATAGATTTTTATAATTTTATAGATGATCATAAAACAATATAATGAAATTAGTTACTCTTCAATCATTTTTTGGTACAATCTACATTAATTAAAACTATCTACAAATCAAATATTTCTGTGAATAGTACGACTTTAACTTCTGAAACTATAGAACTGACACCCCGTTATAACCTTCCCATTTTCATTATCATTTTGGGTGTTGCTTTGAGTCTTGTGCAAATGTTTGTCGGTATTATTACTATTTTATTTGGCTTTTTTTTACTTATACAAGCTAATATTATTAAGTTAAAATTTACTCCCAAGGCTTTAGAAGTTTATCGTCAGCAAAACAAAATTAGAGAATTTCCTTACACCGATTGGCAAAACTGGGCAATTTTTTGGCAACCCGTACCTATTTTATTTTATTTTAAGGAAGTGAAAAGTATTCATTTTTTACCAATCATTTTTGATCCTATTACCCTTAAAAAATGTTTAGAGAAATATTATCCCTTATCATAATCAATAAAAAAAAGAGAGCAAATATTTAATTAATAAATCAATATGTCAGAAATTAATAAAGAAAATCAAAACCAAAATTTCAGTATCGATGACTTTGATCATGAAGATGATTTATGGACTGATCAAGCAGAAAATAATGATGAGAATCTTCCTGATTTAGAGTTACCTTTATCTGAAGATGAAATGAATTCTGAAATAATTTCTAGTAATGAAAATAGTAAACAAGAAGAAGATATTAGTCAGGATATTTATTTAGAAGAACTTAAAAAAGAATCTAAAACAGAAAAATTAACAATGGAAGAATCAGAAATAAAAAACGCTGATATTGAGCAAAAAATAGTCGCTAGTGAAGTAAAAGCGGAAATAATCAAAGCAAATAAAGAAGAAAATAGTGCCAATCAAGAAAAATCTATTGATGAAATTGAACAAATAAAAAGACAACTCATTCAACAACAAGAAGAAATAAGTAATAACATTAATTTATTAGTAAAAGAAAGATTAGAAGAGCTGGAAAATAAAAAACAAAATTTAGAAATAACCATTGAGAAATTAGAGCGTAGAAAAGAAAGAATAAATCGAGAAATGAAAAGCTCTTTCGCTGGTATTTCCCAAGATTTAGCTATTAGAGTACAAGGCTTTAAAGATTATCTTGTGGGTAGTTTACAAGATTTAGCGGCCGCCGCCGAACAACTAGAGTTATCTCCACCACCAACCCAAGCATGGGAAAATGAGTCTCCTCCAGTTACACCAGAGAATGAAAGGGGTAAAAATTCTAATCCTCAATTTGTAGAAAAGAGTTTTAAAGAGGAAACAAGAATCATTCGCCGTCTATTAGATCAATATCGTACTAAACCAGACTATTATGGACCTCCTTGGCAATTACGCCGTACCTTTGAACCGATACACGCCGAAAGGGTTTCAGATTGGTTTTTTTCTCAAGGTGGTAGGGGTGCTTTATCTAGTATGGGTTCTCGATTACAAAATATCCTTATTGCCTCTGCGATTATTTCAATTTTATATCAACTATACAGCGATCGCACCCGTGTGTTAATTTTGGCGGACACCCCTGAAAAATTAGGAGAATGGCGTAGGGGTTTACAAGACTGTTTAGGTATTTCTCGCAGTGATTTTGGCCCTAGTCGAGGAATCGTTTTATTTGAAACTCCAGAAGCCCTCGTTCAAAAAGGCGATCGCATCGTTGCCCAAGAAGACTTACCCTTAGTAATTATGGATTTAGATGACGATAGAGTGAGCTTATCATTATTGAAATTCCCTCTTTGGTTGG
This is a stretch of genomic DNA from Cyanobacterium aponinum PCC 10605. It encodes these proteins:
- a CDS encoding DUF3086 domain-containing protein, which translates into the protein MSEINKENQNQNFSIDDFDHEDDLWTDQAENNDENLPDLELPLSEDEMNSEIISSNENSKQEEDISQDIYLEELKKESKTEKLTMEESEIKNADIEQKIVASEVKAEIIKANKEENSANQEKSIDEIEQIKRQLIQQQEEISNNINLLVKERLEELENKKQNLEITIEKLERRKERINREMKSSFAGISQDLAIRVQGFKDYLVGSLQDLAAAAEQLELSPPPTQAWENESPPVTPENERGKNSNPQFVEKSFKEETRIIRRLLDQYRTKPDYYGPPWQLRRTFEPIHAERVSDWFFSQGGRGALSSMGSRLQNILIASAIISILYQLYSDRTRVLILADTPEKLGEWRRGLQDCLGISRSDFGPSRGIVLFETPEALVQKGDRIVAQEDLPLVIMDLDDDRVSLSLLKFPLWLAFAPQKMVQSQDYYY
- a CDS encoding DUF3119 family protein, translating into MNSTTLTSETIELTPRYNLPIFIIILGVALSLVQMFVGIITILFGFFLLIQANIIKLKFTPKALEVYRQQNKIREFPYTDWQNWAIFWQPVPILFYFKEVKSIHFLPIIFDPITLKKCLEKYYPLS